The Desulfovibrio desulfuricans DSM 642 DNA segment CACACGTGAAAGAACGCTGCATCGTCATACCTGCCATCAAGAAAAATGCCGTCATTCCTGACCAGCTTGTTAAAAAACTGGCCGGGGTTACGCTTGTGGAACGGGCCGTCAATACCGCGCGCGGCGTCTTGCCCGGCGATGATATTGTTGTGCTGACCGACAGCCAGGAGATTGCGCTCATCTGCGAACGTGCGGGCGTGCGGCACCACTGGAACAAGGACCTGCGGTTCACCAGCCTTGATATCGTTACCGAAATGCGCGGGCTGCTGACAGAGCTTGCGCGGGAATACGAGCACTGCATGATTTTGCGCGCCTCCTGCCCGCTGCTCACATGGGTGGACGTGGAAGACGCCTGGAAGCGCTTTCGCGAGGCGCAGGCCGATAGCCTGGTGACGGTCAAGAGCATGCGCCAGCGCATCTGGAATGTGCAGGGCGAAGGGCTTGAGAGCCTGCTGGACGAAGACGCCGGGCACGACAGCGAAAAAATGCTGGTGGTGGAAAGCCGCGCGCTGATCATTTTGCGGCTTTCACTGCTGGACAAGGCCAACGGCCACACGCTGGGGCGCGGCAAGATAGTGCCGTATTTTCTCAACGACAGGGCCATTGAAATTCAGGGCTATCAGGACTGGTGGATCTGCGAGCACCTTTTGCAGCGGCGGCATGTGGTCTTTGTGGTGGCTGGCTGGCCCGCCATCGGCATGGGGCATGTGTTCCGCGCGCTGATGCTGGCGCACGAGATCACCAATCACAAGATCAGCTTTGTCTGCACGCGCGAGAGCGAGCTGGCGGTGGAAAGCATAGCCCGCAAAGACTACAAGATCGTACGCCAGGGCAACGAGGAGCTGGCAGACACCGTGCTGCGCATGCGGCCCGACCTTGTGGTCAACGATATTCTGAACACCACGGCGGCCTATATGGCGCGCCTGACCACGGCTGGCGTGCGCTGCGTCAATTTTGAGGATGAAGGCCCCGGTGCAGACTGGGCGCGGCTGGTGGTCAATGCCCTGTACGAAGACAGGGACAGCAACGAGCGCCTGCGCTACGGGCCGGATTATTTCTGCCTGAGGGATGAATTTCTGGGTGCAGCGCGCAATCCCTTCCGCCCTGAACTCAGGACAGTACTCATCACCTTTGGCGGCACGGATCTCAACGACTGCTCGCGCCGGGTGCTGGACATCATCGAACCCATCTGCCGGGCCTACGGCATCCGCATCCGCCTTGTGGCAGGGCCGGGCTATGCCCACAAGGACGCCATGGAGGCGCATCTGGCACAGCTGGATAACCCGCTGGTGGAATTTACCTGGGCCACCAACGTCATGAGCCGCATGATGGAAGGGGCCGACCTTGCCATCTGCTCCGCAGGACGCACGGTGTACGAGCTGGCCCACATGCGTATTCCCTCAATGGTGCTGGCCCACCACGAGCGCGAGGCGCGCCACACCTTTGCCCGCCCCCGCAACGGCTTTGCCTTTGTGGGCATCATGGACAGGGTCAGCGATGCCAAAATTCGCAATGTTTTTCTGGCCATGCTCAAGAATCCCCGGCGCAAACGCTTTTGGGATCGCCAGAACGCCCTTAATTTTACGGTCAACAAGGGGCGTGTTGTAGCCCTTATGCAGAATATCCTGCAGGAAGGCGCAGCCACCCCGCAGGCGGAGGAAGATGCCGCCTCCGCAGAACCGCAGCAAGCGTAACCTGCTCCACAAAGGAACACCCATGCGCAAGACCGGCAAGGTTATAGCCATTGTTCAGGCCCGCCTCGGCTCCACGCGGCTCCCCATGAAATCACTGCTCTGTCTGCGCGATGTGCCCGTTATCGACTGGGTAACGCGGCGGCTGGCGCAGGCGGCAAAACTGGACGGCATCATGGTGGCCGTGCCGGATACGTCCCTTGACCGTGTGCTCGTGGAGCATCTGCAAAGGCGCGGCGTGCCCTGCGTTGCCGGTTCGGAGGACGATGTGCTGGCGCGGTTCTGCCTTGCGGCCCGCACGGCGGATGCCGGGCGCGTGGTGCGCGTGTGCGCCGATAATCCGCTCATCTGGGCCGGGGCCATTGACCGGCTCGTGGATTTTTATGAGCAGGGCGGCTGGGACTATGCCTATAACCATATTCCGCGCAACAACCTCTGGCCCGACGGCCTTGGTGCGGAAATCCTCTCGCGCGAACTGCTGGAAGAACTGGACGCCAAGGCCGTCCAGACTTCGCAGCGTGAGCACTGCCTCAACTACATCTGGGACAATGCCGCCAGCTTTAAAATAGGCACGTTTGACCCGGAAGAAGACTGGCTGCGCCGCCCCGAACTCAAGCTGGATATGGACAGGTCTGATGACTTTTGCCGTCTGGCGCTCAAGCCCATCCACCCCGACATGGACGCAAGGGATATTGTGCGCGTGTTTGGCTAGAGTCCGTTTCTCAACAATTCTTTTGGCCGGTCACTGCGTCATCCAGCATTTTTTACTCCAGTCATGGACAGAAATCGTCCACTCCTGTCGTAAATAACACTGTTTTCCTTGTCCTAGGCGCAAAATCTTTTATTGAGAAACAGCCCCTAGTTTGGTTCAGGGATGCATGCTCAGGTCCCCAAGGTGTTTTTTAGCCCGTAATGCGGGCTGAGGGACGCCTTGGGGACCTTTTGCATGGTTGTTACAGATAGGGTGAAAATATCCAGCAGGCGGCATTGCGCAGCTTTACGGGCAGGGGCAGGGCGGCAAGGTAATCTCTGGTGATTTCGCGTCCCGTGATGATGGCCCTGTCTATGTGGGCGGTAATCTGGTCGTGCACGTCCGGGTTGAACACTTCCATGTTCAGCTCAAAGTTCAGGCGCAGGCTGCGTGCGTCCAGATTGGCCGAACCTATCTGTGAATAGTAGCCGTCCACGGCCAGCAGCTTGGTGTGGGCAAAGGGGGGCTGCTGGTACCATACGCGTACGCCAGCTTCCAGCAGGGTGGGCAGCAGGCGGTACTGCGCCCAGTGCACGTAGAAGAGATTGTTTTTTTCAGGCAGCACAACGCGCACGTCCACACCGCGCTGCCCTGCGGAGCGCAGTGCGGAAACCAGCCCGTGCGAGGGCAGAAAGTAGGGCGTCATGATGCGCACGGAGCGCCGGGCCGCATTGATGACGGCGCAGTAGATGTCGTTGAGGATATCCGCCTCGGAGCCGGGGCCGTCCATGATGATGCGGCAGCGGCTTTCGCCGCGCGGCAGGGTGGTGGTTGGCGGCAGGGGAGTATAGTTATTGGTGCAGAAACCCCAGTTGAGCAAAAATGCGCGGCGCAACTGGTCCACAATTGGGCCTTCGCACTGAAAGTGCATGTCCTGCACATACCTGGTCTTGCCAGCGGCGATATTGTCGTCCGCTATGTTCATACCTCCGGTAAACGCCACGGTGTCGCACACCAGCATTTTGCGGTGGTTGCGCAGGTTGATGCTGAAATTGGGCGGAAACAGGCGCGGCGGCATGAACAGGGCCACGCGCACCCCGCGTTTGGCAAGCTTTTTCCACGGCTTGCGCAGGGAATAGAGCATGCCGATGCCGTCCACCAGCAGGCGGGCGTCCACGCCGCGCTCCGCAGCACGGGCCAGGGCCTCGCCAAAGGCCGTTGCAACCTGGCCTGCGTTGAAAATATAGGTGCAGAGAAAAACGTGATCCTTGGCATTGTCTATGGCAGCAAGCATGGCCGGGTAGGCCTGATCGCCGTTGCGCAAAGGAGTGACGGCATTGCCGGTGCTCAGGTGCTGCTCGGTGAGTACACGCCCGATGTGTTCCATGCGGGCTATGCTGTCAGGGATATTTTCCGGGGGAACCTTGGAAAGGGGCGGATGGGCGTAATCCGGCTCCAGAGGCTGCTGCCGCCGCATGATGCGGCTGGCCCTGCTTTCTGCTCTGCTGATGCCAAAGCAGGCGTACAGAATGGGGCCTACGACAGGCAGAAACAGGGCCGTGACAGTCCAGCCAAGGGCCGCGCGGGGGTCGTGTTTGGTCAGCAGGGCATGGCAGACGGCAACCCACGAAAGTATGTGGGCGGCCAGGAGGCCCAGTGTTTCAAAAAATAGCAGCATTGTTTTCCCACAGTGAGAGCGCGTCAGCAGTGGGTGCGCGCGGTTAAAGGCAGGGCGGCGCAGGGCGTCTGCGTACAGGACGGGCTAAGTAACAGCCAGCCTTTACAAACATTTTGCGCCGCCACAGCCAGCACAGATGGCGCGGTGCCTAGCGGCGTATGGCCAGCAGCGGCGTGTCGGTATTGCGCAGCACACGCTCTGTGATGGAGCCGAGCAGCATGTCTTGCAGCCCGTCGCGTCCGTCAGTGAACATGATTATAAGGTCGGCATTTTCCTCATGCGCCACGCGAATGATGGTTTCAGCAGTAGTGCCTTCTTCTACGCGGCAGCGAACAGACCCGGCGGGTTTTTCCATTTCCGCAGCTACAGTGTTCAGCAGGGTTTGTCCCTTGGCCTTCTGCTCCGCCAGAAGTTCGGCGTGGGCCTCGCCGCCCACGATCTGGGGCAGCGGCTCAAAAATGTGCAGGAGGACAATATCGCCGCAGGCAAGGTTTTTGGCATGATTCAGGGCAGACTTGGCACGGTTCAGGCCGTTTTTGCCGCTCACAGGAATAAGAATGGTCTTGTACATGGCTTCCCTTGGGTCAAAGGTTATTGCAATGCTGGTTGCGCCTGAGGAACGTGGGCGCTCAGCGGCGCGGTGTCAGGCCGATGCGGTTGCGTTCAACCGCCACGGCCAGCTCGGGCAGCAGGTCGCGCAGTGCGTTCATGTCATTGGCCTTGGCGGCGCGCTCCACACAACGGGCCATACGGGCCAGCACGCGGAAGCCAAAGGCGTCAGATTCCGTGGCAATGCGGTTGGCCGCATCACCCACCACCGCGCAGCGGCGGTTTTTGAAGCCCTGTTGGGCATCGTCCATGGCGGCATCAAGCCGCGCCACAAGCTGCGGGATTGTTTGATCCGTTTCACGCGGGGCTGTGGGCTGCACAGGAGCCTGCGGCGCAAATACGGCTGGCTGTGGCTCCGCGGTTCTCTGCTCCGCAGGGGCCGCACGATAGCTCTCTGCCCCAAGGGCCTGTGCAGGTGCTGTTTCACCGGAGTGACCGCCTTGAGGCGCATGCTGGGCGTTGTCATGCCCGTTATGGCGTAGCGCCTCTGCTGCTCCTGCAATGAAATTCATAATGGAATTGCCAGGTGCCTTGCCCTTGAGGTGAGCGGCGGAACGCTGGGGTTCCGCAACTCCGGCAGATGACCCTGCGCGGGGCGTGCCAGCAAGTGCAGGGGACTCGGCCTGCACATCATCCTGACGTGGCATGTCCGCCAGATCCGCCATGAGATCAGGC contains these protein-coding regions:
- a CDS encoding cytidine 5'-phosphate N-acetylneuraminic acid synthetase translates to MKERCIVIPAIKKNAVIPDQLVKKLAGVTLVERAVNTARGVLPGDDIVVLTDSQEIALICERAGVRHHWNKDLRFTSLDIVTEMRGLLTELAREYEHCMILRASCPLLTWVDVEDAWKRFREAQADSLVTVKSMRQRIWNVQGEGLESLLDEDAGHDSEKMLVVESRALIILRLSLLDKANGHTLGRGKIVPYFLNDRAIEIQGYQDWWICEHLLQRRHVVFVVAGWPAIGMGHVFRALMLAHEITNHKISFVCTRESELAVESIARKDYKIVRQGNEELADTVLRMRPDLVVNDILNTTAAYMARLTTAGVRCVNFEDEGPGADWARLVVNALYEDRDSNERLRYGPDYFCLRDEFLGAARNPFRPELRTVLITFGGTDLNDCSRRVLDIIEPICRAYGIRIRLVAGPGYAHKDAMEAHLAQLDNPLVEFTWATNVMSRMMEGADLAICSAGRTVYELAHMRIPSMVLAHHEREARHTFARPRNGFAFVGIMDRVSDAKIRNVFLAMLKNPRRKRFWDRQNALNFTVNKGRVVALMQNILQEGAATPQAEEDAASAEPQQA
- a CDS encoding cytidylyltransferase domain-containing protein, coding for MRKTGKVIAIVQARLGSTRLPMKSLLCLRDVPVIDWVTRRLAQAAKLDGIMVAVPDTSLDRVLVEHLQRRGVPCVAGSEDDVLARFCLAARTADAGRVVRVCADNPLIWAGAIDRLVDFYEQGGWDYAYNHIPRNNLWPDGLGAEILSRELLEELDAKAVQTSQREHCLNYIWDNAASFKIGTFDPEEDWLRRPELKLDMDRSDDFCRLALKPIHPDMDARDIVRVFG
- a CDS encoding phospholipase D-like domain-containing protein, which produces MLLFFETLGLLAAHILSWVAVCHALLTKHDPRAALGWTVTALFLPVVGPILYACFGISRAESRASRIMRRQQPLEPDYAHPPLSKVPPENIPDSIARMEHIGRVLTEQHLSTGNAVTPLRNGDQAYPAMLAAIDNAKDHVFLCTYIFNAGQVATAFGEALARAAERGVDARLLVDGIGMLYSLRKPWKKLAKRGVRVALFMPPRLFPPNFSINLRNHRKMLVCDTVAFTGGMNIADDNIAAGKTRYVQDMHFQCEGPIVDQLRRAFLLNWGFCTNNYTPLPPTTTLPRGESRCRIIMDGPGSEADILNDIYCAVINAARRSVRIMTPYFLPSHGLVSALRSAGQRGVDVRVVLPEKNNLFYVHWAQYRLLPTLLEAGVRVWYQQPPFAHTKLLAVDGYYSQIGSANLDARSLRLNFELNMEVFNPDVHDQITAHIDRAIITGREITRDYLAALPLPVKLRNAACWIFSPYL
- a CDS encoding universal stress protein — protein: MYKTILIPVSGKNGLNRAKSALNHAKNLACGDIVLLHIFEPLPQIVGGEAHAELLAEQKAKGQTLLNTVAAEMEKPAGSVRCRVEEGTTAETIIRVAHEENADLIIMFTDGRDGLQDMLLGSITERVLRNTDTPLLAIRR